A single genomic interval of Streptomyces marianii harbors:
- a CDS encoding DUF7739 domain-containing protein: MSTHVVVSHGSDFFGQDQFPVRQLRELGQYVRGVLPAADHPPLTELLDDAGDTEHAIDSDRAALLAILLRRAAASRRLKKAYAETAARLGIAAATAAAAPEPWTWTTTTERSNQ, translated from the coding sequence ATGAGCACCCACGTCGTCGTCAGTCACGGCAGCGACTTCTTCGGCCAGGACCAGTTCCCCGTCCGCCAGCTGCGCGAGCTCGGCCAGTACGTGCGCGGCGTCCTGCCCGCCGCCGACCACCCGCCCCTGACCGAGCTCCTGGACGACGCCGGCGACACCGAGCACGCCATCGACTCCGACCGGGCCGCGTTGCTCGCGATCCTGCTCCGCCGCGCGGCCGCCAGCCGCCGCCTCAAGAAGGCGTACGCCGAGACCGCCGCGCGCCTCGGGATTGCCGCCGCCACCGCGGCCGCCGCCCCCGAACCCTGGACCTGGACCACCACCACCGAAAGAAGCAACCAATGA
- a CDS encoding zinc ribbon domain-containing protein → MTYLDDLAEAKRTRRAWTCTCGADNPNSYDACHDCQAPSWTCAACGTVNPQRCSNCTECGNASAAEAIGDEEGLELTHEEWVAMQVGPRRVGGRYDHGYADSQYEVLDIDRGPRATWPSWQITVRDTDGETRKHCTSWDPRRDRAIAEPPADAQVRPDQSR, encoded by the coding sequence ATGACGTACCTCGACGACCTCGCCGAAGCCAAGCGCACTCGCAGGGCGTGGACCTGTACCTGCGGGGCGGACAATCCGAACAGCTACGACGCATGCCACGACTGCCAGGCCCCGAGCTGGACCTGCGCCGCGTGCGGCACCGTCAACCCCCAGCGGTGCAGCAACTGCACCGAGTGCGGCAACGCCTCGGCCGCCGAGGCGATCGGCGACGAGGAGGGGCTCGAGCTGACCCACGAGGAGTGGGTTGCGATGCAGGTCGGCCCGCGCCGCGTCGGCGGCCGCTACGACCACGGGTACGCCGACTCGCAGTACGAGGTCCTCGACATCGACCGCGGCCCGCGCGCGACGTGGCCGAGCTGGCAGATCACCGTGCGCGACACCGACGGCGAGACCCGCAAGCACTGCACCAGCTGGGACCCGCGCCGGGACCGAGCCATTGCCGAGCCGCCCGCCGACGCCCAGGTCAGACCGGATCAGAGCCGTTAG
- a CDS encoding pRL2-19 encodes MSTLPSSEDMSHAMLIALLMHHGGSMILPAQAFETDAMGGPDGSFHAVEMTPLSDGTLRLSVVPRPAGNNGRTEDRGR; translated from the coding sequence GTGAGCACGCTCCCCTCCTCCGAGGACATGTCGCACGCGATGCTGATTGCGCTGCTGATGCACCACGGCGGCTCGATGATCCTCCCCGCCCAGGCGTTCGAGACCGACGCCATGGGCGGCCCCGACGGCTCCTTCCACGCCGTCGAGATGACCCCGCTGAGCGACGGCACCCTGCGCCTGTCCGTTGTCCCCCGCCCGGCTGGCAACAACGGCCGTACCGAGGATCGCGGCCGATGA
- a CDS encoding deazapurine DNA modification protein DpdA family protein yields the protein MARRHRPTAKRPDPLNVDEGLVIVERDGVLMAVCECEDFYLCGHCYHETCLDCGECAVGPCRCACWRSEQEQEEEANGAAPRFYLGTHMPNWLWSNDPRFEDTTFFVSVNRFERRVTPMPRATRSVCFDSGGFTVLKKHGGWPIGAEEYVERVRRYRSELGKDRVVWIAPQDWMCEPWVIYGKNQHLGPRHRDYFHGTKAARGLAPDDPEHELDTAVAIHQQYTVDNYLDLRRLAPELPVIPVLQGWELGHYLDCLRLYEEAGVDLTAQPVVGLGSVCRRQATAEIKEIVQTLAGRGLRLHGFGVKTKGLAAYADSLVSADSLAWSQDARYSAPLPGHEGQHKSCANCPDWAASWHHRIKEELVTAA from the coding sequence ATGGCACGGCGCCACCGGCCCACAGCAAAGAGGCCCGACCCGCTCAACGTGGACGAGGGACTGGTCATCGTCGAGCGCGACGGCGTACTGATGGCCGTCTGCGAATGCGAGGACTTCTACCTCTGCGGACACTGCTACCACGAGACCTGCCTCGACTGTGGCGAGTGCGCCGTCGGCCCGTGCCGCTGCGCTTGTTGGCGCAGTGAGCAGGAGCAGGAGGAGGAAGCGAACGGGGCGGCGCCCCGCTTCTACCTCGGCACGCATATGCCGAACTGGCTGTGGAGCAACGACCCCCGGTTCGAGGACACCACATTCTTCGTGTCCGTGAACCGGTTCGAGCGCCGGGTGACACCGATGCCGCGCGCCACCCGCAGCGTGTGCTTCGACTCCGGCGGATTCACCGTGCTGAAGAAGCACGGCGGATGGCCGATCGGCGCCGAGGAGTACGTGGAACGGGTCCGCCGGTACCGGTCGGAGCTGGGCAAGGACCGCGTGGTGTGGATCGCCCCGCAGGACTGGATGTGCGAGCCGTGGGTGATCTACGGCAAGAACCAGCACCTCGGTCCACGCCACCGCGACTACTTCCACGGCACCAAGGCCGCCCGCGGCCTGGCCCCGGACGACCCGGAGCACGAACTCGACACCGCGGTCGCCATCCACCAGCAGTACACCGTCGACAACTACTTGGACCTGCGGCGGCTCGCCCCCGAACTGCCCGTCATCCCCGTCCTGCAGGGCTGGGAGCTTGGCCACTACCTTGACTGCCTCCGGCTGTACGAGGAGGCCGGGGTCGATCTCACCGCGCAACCGGTCGTCGGCCTGGGCTCGGTCTGCCGCCGGCAGGCGACCGCCGAGATCAAGGAGATCGTCCAGACTCTCGCCGGGCGGGGGTTGCGGCTGCACGGGTTCGGGGTGAAGACCAAGGGCCTGGCCGCCTACGCCGACTCGCTCGTGTCCGCCGACTCCCTGGCCTGGTCCCAGGACGCTCGGTACTCCGCGCCGCTGCCCGGCCATGAGGGGCAGCACAAGAGCTGCGCCAACTGCCCCGACTGGGCTGCCAGCTGGCACCACCGCATCAAGGAGGAGCTGGTGACGGCGGCGTGA
- the mobF gene encoding MobF family relaxase encodes MAWVTGIVDDEQVEYRLTGHSGCYVRGEGESLDGQAGSAAGDQVDYRMDAAEDGTLVWIGEGLAAVGQTPGTVLDEAGKQAARALTNGVHPLTGEQLVRPELRAHPRAKLTGARLVEAIEAAAETAGCEPADLFADKPKQAKKYATLARMVHQKGERHRLQVDSLHRIARAAGLALEDIYDADELAEARAHEGERVSVRIRAYDVVADLPKSDSTLWALLAERHEKDFRDLVHQAKREAFAELERWIGYGLASEDGKLHRIATGGLLGWSVEHQSARPVDDTPGDPHLHVHLVIVNMARCEDGQWRAIANGGMDLHRHAKAFDALFKGRVRALAHERFGVRYARAERTGAWEVAGIPEPLRDHYSRRAAQVDAIAGADASREEKLRASAETRHAKHDTGVIDLRDTWRQRAEDLGYDVDAMVTAAAPGPPGPDGPFAVVGPDGPRTPSPEQIAAAVFDPRGGLTAFDKEFSKAQLLARVADACPYGLNPAHLEGLAERVLAVKGYVKALPPRGSQLMTHTERYTTRDILQAEQTIVEQARARYAADSARLTTDQAAAAISVFEVAAGFELADEQRRVVQRLLTAGHGVDAVIGVAGSGKTSLMEACRIGWDAIGLTYAGASLSAVAAQTLYEGSGIPSRTVAAWLQRIHDGTGLTGVDVLVLDEAAMTDDRSMAVLLTEAARTGTKVIAVGDPQQLQAIGPGGGFAEVHRLVGGETLTVNRRQKDAGERAALEIWRTGAREQALNLLADRGRIHATDGADDARRGILAAWNEARARFGDAYDTLDNLVVLAARNHDAALLNGGAQALRRAAGDLGREHRYALPGGDHLTLAVGDVVRVRTNDYRSRRGAGPDVLNGYRAVITDIDAEHRVQITWRRRNSDGTHRTGQAWLDAGQITAGALSLGYAMTIAASQGLTTDTALVYGHGANAYALYPGITRAKTANHLWLPTAALEDPETRAGLGDPRDEAELLERALAAYTVLLRQDRADAMVSDQLRAAPEPVAPPQPAVEEPAFPVWDDRDARPYGTVPTARLEARLAKALRGAAVAERMADEQAREANSLAAALSERPSAGQRAAAEAAALIAEADRLAALAQQENLTALQAGAAAEKATRIRDQVQQASGRGRIALRLAGTSRAEQQALTSHYGRQAAHDQEQQQRAQRAADTARTKAWQTIRTSPYAEAFRAEGALGETPTDATLIRQRLAAMAARIPVLADQIDTVRSEALDDARRQAIQLRAKAVEHRRQAALLQREQLARQQISDRAPQQHAAEAAARDAALQQERRQAAQRARQQHGQALPPQQTFPGGGVRTGV; translated from the coding sequence ATGGCGTGGGTCACCGGGATCGTGGATGACGAGCAGGTCGAGTACCGCCTCACCGGCCATTCCGGTTGCTACGTCCGGGGCGAGGGCGAAAGCCTCGACGGGCAGGCCGGCTCGGCCGCCGGCGACCAGGTCGACTACCGCATGGACGCCGCCGAGGACGGCACACTCGTGTGGATCGGCGAAGGCCTCGCCGCCGTCGGCCAGACCCCTGGCACGGTCCTCGACGAGGCGGGCAAGCAGGCAGCCCGAGCCCTGACCAACGGCGTCCACCCCCTCACCGGAGAGCAACTGGTGCGCCCCGAGCTGCGCGCACACCCGCGGGCCAAACTGACCGGCGCCCGGCTCGTCGAGGCAATCGAGGCGGCCGCCGAGACTGCTGGATGCGAGCCGGCCGACCTGTTCGCCGACAAGCCCAAGCAGGCGAAGAAGTACGCGACCTTGGCGCGGATGGTGCACCAGAAGGGCGAACGGCACCGGCTGCAGGTCGACTCCCTGCACCGCATCGCCCGCGCGGCCGGGCTCGCCCTGGAGGACATCTACGACGCCGACGAGCTCGCCGAGGCCCGCGCCCACGAAGGCGAGCGGGTCAGCGTCCGCATCCGCGCCTACGACGTCGTCGCCGACCTGCCCAAGAGCGACTCGACCCTGTGGGCACTGCTCGCCGAACGGCACGAGAAGGACTTCCGCGACCTGGTCCACCAGGCCAAGCGGGAGGCCTTCGCCGAGCTGGAGCGGTGGATCGGCTACGGCCTGGCGAGCGAGGACGGCAAGCTGCACCGCATCGCCACCGGCGGACTGCTCGGCTGGAGCGTCGAGCACCAGTCCGCCCGGCCGGTCGACGACACCCCCGGCGACCCCCACCTCCACGTCCACCTGGTGATCGTCAACATGGCCCGCTGCGAAGACGGGCAGTGGCGGGCGATCGCCAACGGCGGCATGGACCTGCACCGGCACGCCAAGGCCTTCGACGCCCTGTTCAAGGGGCGGGTGCGGGCGCTGGCCCACGAGCGGTTCGGCGTGCGCTACGCCCGCGCGGAGCGCACCGGCGCCTGGGAGGTCGCCGGCATCCCCGAGCCGCTGCGCGACCACTACTCCCGCCGTGCCGCCCAGGTCGACGCCATCGCCGGCGCCGACGCCAGCCGCGAAGAGAAGCTGCGGGCGTCGGCCGAGACCCGGCACGCTAAGCACGACACCGGCGTCATCGACCTGCGCGACACCTGGCGACAGCGCGCCGAGGACCTCGGCTACGACGTCGACGCGATGGTCACGGCCGCCGCCCCCGGCCCGCCCGGCCCTGACGGGCCGTTCGCTGTGGTCGGGCCCGACGGGCCGCGCACGCCGTCTCCCGAGCAGATCGCCGCCGCGGTCTTCGACCCGAGAGGTGGGCTCACCGCCTTCGACAAGGAGTTCAGCAAGGCCCAACTGCTCGCCCGGGTCGCCGACGCCTGCCCCTACGGCCTGAACCCGGCCCATCTGGAGGGCCTCGCCGAGCGGGTGCTCGCGGTGAAGGGCTACGTCAAAGCGCTGCCACCGCGCGGCTCGCAGCTGATGACGCACACCGAGCGGTACACCACCCGCGACATCCTGCAGGCCGAACAGACCATCGTGGAGCAGGCCCGCGCCCGCTACGCCGCCGACTCCGCCCGCCTGACCACCGATCAGGCAGCGGCCGCCATCTCCGTGTTCGAGGTGGCCGCCGGGTTCGAGCTCGCCGACGAGCAGCGGCGCGTGGTGCAACGGCTGCTGACGGCCGGCCACGGCGTGGATGCGGTCATCGGAGTCGCCGGATCGGGCAAGACGAGCCTGATGGAGGCCTGCCGCATCGGCTGGGACGCCATCGGCCTGACCTACGCCGGAGCCTCCCTGTCCGCGGTTGCCGCGCAGACCCTCTACGAGGGCTCCGGCATCCCCTCCCGCACCGTCGCCGCCTGGCTGCAGCGCATCCACGACGGCACCGGCCTGACGGGCGTCGACGTCCTGGTCCTGGACGAGGCGGCGATGACCGACGACCGGTCCATGGCCGTGCTGCTCACCGAGGCCGCCCGTACCGGCACCAAGGTCATCGCGGTCGGTGACCCGCAGCAGCTGCAGGCCATCGGCCCGGGCGGCGGCTTCGCCGAAGTCCACCGCCTCGTCGGCGGCGAGACACTCACGGTCAACCGGCGCCAGAAGGACGCGGGCGAGCGGGCCGCACTGGAGATCTGGCGCACCGGCGCCCGCGAGCAGGCCCTGAACCTGCTCGCCGACCGCGGCCGCATCCATGCCACCGACGGCGCCGACGACGCCCGCCGCGGCATCCTCGCCGCCTGGAACGAGGCCCGCGCCCGTTTCGGCGACGCGTACGACACGCTCGACAACCTCGTCGTGCTGGCCGCCCGCAACCACGACGCCGCCCTGCTGAATGGCGGAGCCCAGGCCCTGCGCCGGGCGGCCGGTGACCTCGGCCGCGAGCACCGCTACGCGCTGCCCGGCGGCGACCACCTCACCCTCGCCGTCGGCGACGTCGTCCGGGTGCGCACCAACGACTACCGCTCCCGGCGCGGCGCCGGCCCCGACGTCCTCAACGGCTACCGCGCCGTCATCACCGACATCGACGCCGAACACCGGGTGCAGATCACCTGGCGGCGCAGGAACAGCGACGGAACCCACCGCACCGGCCAGGCCTGGCTCGATGCCGGTCAGATCACCGCCGGAGCCCTCTCCCTGGGCTACGCGATGACCATCGCCGCCTCCCAGGGCCTGACCACCGACACCGCCCTCGTCTACGGCCACGGTGCGAACGCGTACGCGCTCTACCCCGGCATCACCCGCGCCAAGACCGCCAACCACCTGTGGCTGCCCACCGCGGCCCTCGAGGACCCGGAAACCCGGGCCGGGCTCGGCGACCCCCGTGACGAGGCCGAACTCCTCGAGCGCGCCCTTGCCGCCTACACCGTGCTGCTGCGCCAGGACCGTGCCGACGCCATGGTCAGTGACCAGCTGCGCGCCGCCCCCGAGCCCGTCGCCCCGCCGCAGCCCGCGGTCGAGGAACCCGCCTTCCCGGTGTGGGACGACCGCGACGCCCGCCCGTACGGGACGGTGCCCACCGCGCGTCTGGAGGCCCGGCTCGCGAAGGCCCTGCGCGGGGCGGCGGTGGCGGAACGCATGGCCGACGAGCAGGCCCGTGAGGCGAACAGCCTGGCCGCCGCTTTGTCCGAACGGCCGAGCGCCGGGCAGCGGGCTGCTGCAGAGGCTGCCGCGCTCATCGCGGAGGCCGACCGGCTTGCCGCCCTGGCGCAGCAGGAGAACCTCACCGCCCTCCAGGCCGGGGCGGCCGCGGAGAAGGCGACACGCATCCGGGACCAGGTCCAGCAGGCCAGCGGGCGCGGACGCATCGCGCTGCGGCTGGCCGGCACCTCACGCGCTGAACAGCAGGCCCTGACCTCCCACTACGGGCGGCAGGCCGCGCACGACCAGGAGCAGCAGCAACGCGCCCAGCGCGCCGCCGACACCGCCCGGACCAAGGCCTGGCAGACCATCCGCACCTCCCCGTACGCGGAAGCCTTCAGGGCGGAAGGGGCCCTCGGCGAGACGCCCACCGACGCGACGCTCATCCGGCAGCGCCTGGCCGCCATGGCCGCGCGGATCCCGGTGCTCGCCGACCAGATCGACACCGTCCGCTCCGAGGCGCTTGACGACGCCCGCCGACAGGCGATCCAGCTGCGCGCGAAGGCCGTGGAACATCGGCGGCAGGCTGCACTCCTACAGCGGGAGCAGCTGGCGCGCCAGCAGATCAGCGACCGGGCTCCGCAGCAGCACGCCGCCGAGGCCGCCGCTCGCGACGCCGCGTTGCAGCAGGAGCGGCGCCAGGCGGCCCAGCGGGCGCGGCAGCAGCACGGCCAGGCCCTCCCGCCTCAGCAGACGTTCCCGGGCGGCGGCGTGCGTACCGGCGTGTGA
- a CDS encoding peptidoglycan DD-metalloendopeptidase family protein, producing the protein MTPVALGIGVVMLIAAFDDDKGGDFDAPPAGGSLRIGKGGVPPEYAQLILDAAAACDAGLPPAILAAQLKQESGFNPDAGSPVGAQGISQFMPGTWQTWGVDGNGDGKRDVWDPEDAIPAQGKFMCSLVKKGKAHPQYNGSPIELALAGYNAGWGRVDQYRGVPPESFARGETYNYVKNIMAMSVEMAGPEDAGSAGGWTLPVEAPAGTPYHQRGPMWSSGYHTGIDFVVPIGTPIESIGPGTVVTAGPGGAYGNQVVIRHPDGMFSQYAHLSRLTVSKGQKVKGGTRIGLSGATGNVSGPHLHFEIRTGPDYGSDVSPIPYLRKRGLKI; encoded by the coding sequence ATGACACCGGTCGCCCTCGGGATCGGCGTGGTGATGCTGATCGCCGCCTTCGACGACGACAAGGGCGGGGACTTCGACGCACCACCGGCTGGCGGCAGCTTGAGGATCGGCAAGGGCGGAGTGCCGCCCGAGTACGCACAGCTCATCCTCGACGCGGCGGCCGCTTGCGACGCGGGCCTGCCACCAGCGATCTTGGCCGCGCAGCTCAAGCAGGAGAGTGGATTCAACCCCGACGCCGGGTCGCCCGTGGGGGCCCAGGGCATCTCTCAGTTCATGCCGGGCACCTGGCAGACGTGGGGCGTCGACGGCAACGGCGACGGCAAACGGGACGTGTGGGACCCCGAGGATGCGATCCCGGCGCAGGGCAAGTTCATGTGCAGTCTGGTGAAGAAGGGCAAGGCGCATCCGCAGTACAACGGCTCACCCATAGAACTGGCCCTCGCCGGCTACAACGCCGGCTGGGGCCGGGTCGACCAGTACCGCGGTGTGCCGCCCGAGAGCTTCGCCCGGGGTGAGACCTACAACTACGTGAAGAACATCATGGCCATGTCAGTCGAGATGGCCGGACCCGAAGACGCGGGGTCCGCAGGTGGTTGGACCCTGCCGGTCGAGGCCCCCGCCGGGACGCCGTACCACCAGCGCGGGCCCATGTGGTCCAGCGGCTACCACACCGGGATCGACTTCGTGGTGCCGATCGGAACCCCGATCGAGTCCATCGGTCCCGGCACCGTCGTCACGGCTGGCCCGGGCGGCGCCTACGGCAACCAGGTCGTCATTCGGCATCCGGATGGCATGTTCAGCCAGTACGCCCACCTTTCCCGGCTGACCGTCTCCAAGGGGCAGAAGGTCAAGGGAGGCACCCGGATAGGGCTGTCCGGCGCCACGGGCAACGTGTCCGGCCCGCATCTGCACTTCGAGATCCGCACCGGCCCGGACTACGGATCCGACGTCAGCCCGATCCCGTATCTGCGCAAGCGCGGCCTGAAGATCTGA